One window of Leopardus geoffroyi isolate Oge1 chromosome B3, O.geoffroyi_Oge1_pat1.0, whole genome shotgun sequence genomic DNA carries:
- the AP5M1 gene encoding AP-5 complex subunit mu-1 isoform X4 has translation MAQRAVWLISREPGTPFCGTVRFSRRYPTVEKRAKDFNGASYVPIPEDGPFLKALLFELRLLDDDEDFIESRDSCSHINKTSVYGLLIGGEELWPVVAFLKNNMIYACVPLVEQTLSPHPPLISISGISQGFELLFGVQDFLSLSQKNDTELNTKLNQLPDLLLQACPFGTLLDANLQNSLDSINFASVTHSQKQPAWKVGTYKGKPQVSISITEKVKSMQYNKQDIADTWQVVGTVTCKCDLEGIMPNVTISLSLPTNGSPLQDILVHPCVTSLDSAILTSSSIDAMDDSAFSGPYKFPLTPPLESFNLCYYTSQVPVPPILGFYQMKEEEIQVKITVNLKLHESVKNNFEFCEAHIPFYNRGPITHVEYKVSFGQLEVFREKSSLVWIIGQKFPKSMEINLSGTVTFGAKSHEKQSFDEICIGGTAYLKTGN, from the exons ATGGCCCAGCGGGCAGTGTGGCTCATAAGCCGCGAGCCGGGAACTCCATTTTGTGGCACCGTCAGATTCTCCAG ACGGTATCCAACTGTTGAAAAACGAGCCAAAGACTTCAATGGAGCAAGTTATGTGCCTATTCCTGAAGATGGTCCCTTTCTTAAAGCACTACTCTTTGAACTTAGATTATTGGATGATGATGAGGACTTCATAGAGAGTCGTGATAGCTGTTCACACATCAATAAAACATCCGTCTATGGGCTCCTCATAGGAGGTGAAGAACTCTGGCCAGTTGTTGCTTTTCTGAAGAATAACATGATATATGCTTGTGTTCCACTAGTTGAACAAACTTTATCCCCTCATCCACCGTTAATTAGCATTAGTGGAATTTCACAAGGCTTTGAACTTCTTTTTGGAGTACaggattttctttccttgagtCAAAAAAATGACACTGAGCTAAATACAAAATTGAACCAATTACCTGATTTGCTTCTACAAGCTTGTCCATTTGGAACTTTGTTGGATGCCAATTTACAGAATTCATTGGATAGTATTAATTTTGCTTCTGTCACTCATTCACAAAAACAGCCAGCCTGGAAAGTTGGAACATACAAAGGAAAACCACAAGTTTCTATTTCTATCACCGAAAAGGTAAAATCCATGCAATACAATAAACAGGATATAGCAGATACATGGCAGGTCGTTGGAACTGTCACTTGCAAG TGTGACTTAGAAGGAATCATGCCAAATGTTACCATCAGCTTGAGTCTCCCCACCAATGGGTCTCCACTTCAGGATATTCTAGTTCATCCTTGTGTGACTTCTCTTGATTCTGCCATTCTGACTTCTAGTAGCATTGATGCAATGGATGATTCTGCATTTAGCGGACCTTACAAATTTCCACTCACACCTCCCTTAGAGTCATTTAACTTATGCTACTATACTTCCCAG GTCCCTGTTCCACCGATTTTGGGTTTTTAtcaaatgaaagaggaagaaatacaagtaaaaataacagttaatttaaaacttcatgaaagtgtgaaaaataattttgagttctGTGAAGCTCATATACCTTTTTATAATAG gggTCCAATCACACATGTGGAATACAAAGTGAGTTTTGGCCAGCTTGAAGTATTTCGAGAGAAAAGCTCATTGGTCTGGATTATTG GACAGAAGTTCCCCAAATCAATGGAAATTAATCTTTCTGGAACTGTAACTTTTGGAGCCAAGAGTCATGAGAAGCAGTCATTTGATGAGATTTGCATTGGAGGTACAGCATATTTAAAG ACCGGAAACTAA
- the AP5M1 gene encoding AP-5 complex subunit mu-1 isoform X1 has protein sequence MAQRAVWLISREPGTPFCGTVRFSRRYPTVEKRAKDFNGASYVPIPEDGPFLKALLFELRLLDDDEDFIESRDSCSHINKTSVYGLLIGGEELWPVVAFLKNNMIYACVPLVEQTLSPHPPLISISGISQGFELLFGVQDFLSLSQKNDTELNTKLNQLPDLLLQACPFGTLLDANLQNSLDSINFASVTHSQKQPAWKVGTYKGKPQVSISITEKVKSMQYNKQDIADTWQVVGTVTCKCDLEGIMPNVTISLSLPTNGSPLQDILVHPCVTSLDSAILTSSSIDAMDDSAFSGPYKFPLTPPLESFNLCYYTSQVPVPPILGFYQMKEEEIQVKITVNLKLHESVKNNFEFCEAHIPFYNRGPITHVEYKVSFGQLEVFREKSSLVWIIGQKFPKSMEINLSGTVTFGAKSHEKQSFDEICIGGTAYLKLHFRILDYTLTGCYADQHSVQVFASGKPKISTHRKLISSDYYIWNSKAPAPVTYGSLLLSESLCLLSERGKVRNKITSRPMGPSGNSR, from the exons ATGGCCCAGCGGGCAGTGTGGCTCATAAGCCGCGAGCCGGGAACTCCATTTTGTGGCACCGTCAGATTCTCCAG ACGGTATCCAACTGTTGAAAAACGAGCCAAAGACTTCAATGGAGCAAGTTATGTGCCTATTCCTGAAGATGGTCCCTTTCTTAAAGCACTACTCTTTGAACTTAGATTATTGGATGATGATGAGGACTTCATAGAGAGTCGTGATAGCTGTTCACACATCAATAAAACATCCGTCTATGGGCTCCTCATAGGAGGTGAAGAACTCTGGCCAGTTGTTGCTTTTCTGAAGAATAACATGATATATGCTTGTGTTCCACTAGTTGAACAAACTTTATCCCCTCATCCACCGTTAATTAGCATTAGTGGAATTTCACAAGGCTTTGAACTTCTTTTTGGAGTACaggattttctttccttgagtCAAAAAAATGACACTGAGCTAAATACAAAATTGAACCAATTACCTGATTTGCTTCTACAAGCTTGTCCATTTGGAACTTTGTTGGATGCCAATTTACAGAATTCATTGGATAGTATTAATTTTGCTTCTGTCACTCATTCACAAAAACAGCCAGCCTGGAAAGTTGGAACATACAAAGGAAAACCACAAGTTTCTATTTCTATCACCGAAAAGGTAAAATCCATGCAATACAATAAACAGGATATAGCAGATACATGGCAGGTCGTTGGAACTGTCACTTGCAAG TGTGACTTAGAAGGAATCATGCCAAATGTTACCATCAGCTTGAGTCTCCCCACCAATGGGTCTCCACTTCAGGATATTCTAGTTCATCCTTGTGTGACTTCTCTTGATTCTGCCATTCTGACTTCTAGTAGCATTGATGCAATGGATGATTCTGCATTTAGCGGACCTTACAAATTTCCACTCACACCTCCCTTAGAGTCATTTAACTTATGCTACTATACTTCCCAG GTCCCTGTTCCACCGATTTTGGGTTTTTAtcaaatgaaagaggaagaaatacaagtaaaaataacagttaatttaaaacttcatgaaagtgtgaaaaataattttgagttctGTGAAGCTCATATACCTTTTTATAATAG gggTCCAATCACACATGTGGAATACAAAGTGAGTTTTGGCCAGCTTGAAGTATTTCGAGAGAAAAGCTCATTGGTCTGGATTATTG GACAGAAGTTCCCCAAATCAATGGAAATTAATCTTTCTGGAACTGTAACTTTTGGAGCCAAGAGTCATGAGAAGCAGTCATTTGATGAGATTTGCATTGGAGGTACAGCATATTTAAAG cttcattTTAGGATCTTAGATTATACACTCACTGGTTGTTATGCGGATCAGCATTCAGTTCAAGTTTTTGCATcaggaaaaccaaaaataagtaCAC ACCGGAAACTAATTTCTTCTGACTATTACATCTGGAATTCTAAGGCTCCTGCTCCAGTAACATATGGATCATTATTACT
- the AP5M1 gene encoding AP-5 complex subunit mu-1 isoform X2: MAQRAVWLISREPGTPFCGTVRFSRRYPTVEKRAKDFNGASYVPIPEDGPFLKALLFELRLLDDDEDFIESRDSCSHINKTSVYGLLIGGEELWPVVAFLKNNMIYACVPLVEQTLSPHPPLISISGISQGFELLFGVQDFLSLSQKNDTELNTKLNQLPDLLLQACPFGTLLDANLQNSLDSINFASVTHSQKQPAWKVGTYKGKPQVSISITEKVKSMQYNKQDIADTWQVVGTVTCKCDLEGIMPNVTISLSLPTNGSPLQDILVHPCVTSLDSAILTSSSIDAMDDSAFSGPYKFPLTPPLESFNLCYYTSQVPVPPILGFYQMKEEEIQVKITVNLKLHESVKNNFEFCEAHIPFYNRGPITHVEYKVSFGQLEVFREKSSLVWIIGQKFPKSMEINLSGTVTFGAKSHEKQSFDEICIGGTAYLKLHFRILDYTLTGCYADQHSVQVFASGKPKISTHRKLISSDYYIWNSKAPAPVTYGSLLLVRCHN, encoded by the exons ATGGCCCAGCGGGCAGTGTGGCTCATAAGCCGCGAGCCGGGAACTCCATTTTGTGGCACCGTCAGATTCTCCAG ACGGTATCCAACTGTTGAAAAACGAGCCAAAGACTTCAATGGAGCAAGTTATGTGCCTATTCCTGAAGATGGTCCCTTTCTTAAAGCACTACTCTTTGAACTTAGATTATTGGATGATGATGAGGACTTCATAGAGAGTCGTGATAGCTGTTCACACATCAATAAAACATCCGTCTATGGGCTCCTCATAGGAGGTGAAGAACTCTGGCCAGTTGTTGCTTTTCTGAAGAATAACATGATATATGCTTGTGTTCCACTAGTTGAACAAACTTTATCCCCTCATCCACCGTTAATTAGCATTAGTGGAATTTCACAAGGCTTTGAACTTCTTTTTGGAGTACaggattttctttccttgagtCAAAAAAATGACACTGAGCTAAATACAAAATTGAACCAATTACCTGATTTGCTTCTACAAGCTTGTCCATTTGGAACTTTGTTGGATGCCAATTTACAGAATTCATTGGATAGTATTAATTTTGCTTCTGTCACTCATTCACAAAAACAGCCAGCCTGGAAAGTTGGAACATACAAAGGAAAACCACAAGTTTCTATTTCTATCACCGAAAAGGTAAAATCCATGCAATACAATAAACAGGATATAGCAGATACATGGCAGGTCGTTGGAACTGTCACTTGCAAG TGTGACTTAGAAGGAATCATGCCAAATGTTACCATCAGCTTGAGTCTCCCCACCAATGGGTCTCCACTTCAGGATATTCTAGTTCATCCTTGTGTGACTTCTCTTGATTCTGCCATTCTGACTTCTAGTAGCATTGATGCAATGGATGATTCTGCATTTAGCGGACCTTACAAATTTCCACTCACACCTCCCTTAGAGTCATTTAACTTATGCTACTATACTTCCCAG GTCCCTGTTCCACCGATTTTGGGTTTTTAtcaaatgaaagaggaagaaatacaagtaaaaataacagttaatttaaaacttcatgaaagtgtgaaaaataattttgagttctGTGAAGCTCATATACCTTTTTATAATAG gggTCCAATCACACATGTGGAATACAAAGTGAGTTTTGGCCAGCTTGAAGTATTTCGAGAGAAAAGCTCATTGGTCTGGATTATTG GACAGAAGTTCCCCAAATCAATGGAAATTAATCTTTCTGGAACTGTAACTTTTGGAGCCAAGAGTCATGAGAAGCAGTCATTTGATGAGATTTGCATTGGAGGTACAGCATATTTAAAG cttcattTTAGGATCTTAGATTATACACTCACTGGTTGTTATGCGGATCAGCATTCAGTTCAAGTTTTTGCATcaggaaaaccaaaaataagtaCAC ACCGGAAACTAATTTCTTCTGACTATTACATCTGGAATTCTAAGGCTCCTGCTCCAGTAACATATGGATCATTATTACT agtCCGCTGCcacaattaa
- the AP5M1 gene encoding AP-5 complex subunit mu-1 isoform X3: protein MAQRAVWLISREPGTPFCGTVRFSRRYPTVEKRAKDFNGASYVPIPEDGPFLKALLFELRLLDDDEDFIESRDSCSHINKTSVYGLLIGGEELWPVVAFLKNNMIYACVPLVEQTLSPHPPLISISGISQGFELLFGVQDFLSLSQKNDTELNTKLNQLPDLLLQACPFGTLLDANLQNSLDSINFASVTHSQKQPAWKVGTYKGKPQVSISITEKVKSMQYNKQDIADTWQVVGTVTCKCDLEGIMPNVTISLSLPTNGSPLQDILVHPCVTSLDSAILTSSSIDAMDDSAFSGPYKFPLTPPLESFNLCYYTSQVPVPPILGFYQMKEEEIQVKITVNLKLHESVKNNFEFCEAHIPFYNRGPITHVEYKVSFGQLEVFREKSSLVWIIGQKFPKSMEINLSGTVTFGAKSHEKQSFDEICIGGTAYLKLHFRILDYTLTGCYADQHSVQVFASGKPKISTHRKLISSDYYIWNSKAPAPVTYGSLLL from the exons ATGGCCCAGCGGGCAGTGTGGCTCATAAGCCGCGAGCCGGGAACTCCATTTTGTGGCACCGTCAGATTCTCCAG ACGGTATCCAACTGTTGAAAAACGAGCCAAAGACTTCAATGGAGCAAGTTATGTGCCTATTCCTGAAGATGGTCCCTTTCTTAAAGCACTACTCTTTGAACTTAGATTATTGGATGATGATGAGGACTTCATAGAGAGTCGTGATAGCTGTTCACACATCAATAAAACATCCGTCTATGGGCTCCTCATAGGAGGTGAAGAACTCTGGCCAGTTGTTGCTTTTCTGAAGAATAACATGATATATGCTTGTGTTCCACTAGTTGAACAAACTTTATCCCCTCATCCACCGTTAATTAGCATTAGTGGAATTTCACAAGGCTTTGAACTTCTTTTTGGAGTACaggattttctttccttgagtCAAAAAAATGACACTGAGCTAAATACAAAATTGAACCAATTACCTGATTTGCTTCTACAAGCTTGTCCATTTGGAACTTTGTTGGATGCCAATTTACAGAATTCATTGGATAGTATTAATTTTGCTTCTGTCACTCATTCACAAAAACAGCCAGCCTGGAAAGTTGGAACATACAAAGGAAAACCACAAGTTTCTATTTCTATCACCGAAAAGGTAAAATCCATGCAATACAATAAACAGGATATAGCAGATACATGGCAGGTCGTTGGAACTGTCACTTGCAAG TGTGACTTAGAAGGAATCATGCCAAATGTTACCATCAGCTTGAGTCTCCCCACCAATGGGTCTCCACTTCAGGATATTCTAGTTCATCCTTGTGTGACTTCTCTTGATTCTGCCATTCTGACTTCTAGTAGCATTGATGCAATGGATGATTCTGCATTTAGCGGACCTTACAAATTTCCACTCACACCTCCCTTAGAGTCATTTAACTTATGCTACTATACTTCCCAG GTCCCTGTTCCACCGATTTTGGGTTTTTAtcaaatgaaagaggaagaaatacaagtaaaaataacagttaatttaaaacttcatgaaagtgtgaaaaataattttgagttctGTGAAGCTCATATACCTTTTTATAATAG gggTCCAATCACACATGTGGAATACAAAGTGAGTTTTGGCCAGCTTGAAGTATTTCGAGAGAAAAGCTCATTGGTCTGGATTATTG GACAGAAGTTCCCCAAATCAATGGAAATTAATCTTTCTGGAACTGTAACTTTTGGAGCCAAGAGTCATGAGAAGCAGTCATTTGATGAGATTTGCATTGGAGGTACAGCATATTTAAAG cttcattTTAGGATCTTAGATTATACACTCACTGGTTGTTATGCGGATCAGCATTCAGTTCAAGTTTTTGCATcaggaaaaccaaaaataagtaCAC ACCGGAAACTAATTTCTTCTGACTATTACATCTGGAATTCTAAGGCTCCTGCTCCAGTAACATATGGATCATTATTACTGTAA